Proteins from a genomic interval of bacterium BMS3Abin08:
- the rnfB gene encoding electron transport complex protein rnfB, which translates to MMDLSYITDLISFLKHLDLTWIINHVPLPRVGVGGGTEAKGSVDVLKTLEFTFIFVLGVGAVFGLGLAYAAKRFSVKRDPRIDQVREHLAGAHCGACGYAGCDQYAEAVVQNPDVPPNLCTPGGERSAKMVALITGKEAIATEPNFSRIMCQGDWSKSVKRFKYEGVQDCRAAVLAGGGDKSCVFGCLGYGTCEKVCPFDAIHMNENHYPVVDMGKCTGCRKCEAACPKKVIEVLPAGRAVLVACHSRDRGADTRKNCQIGCIACGACVKVCPFDAPMIENNVSRIDLEKCRVCGLCVRKCPTKAIVDFMPTRPKAVIIEEKCIGCNACMKVCPVNAAYGELKKVHTIDRSRCIGCGICTDRCPKQAIDGTFNAGEVFAKAEEKKKKKAA; encoded by the coding sequence ATGATGGATTTGAGCTATATTACAGACCTGATATCTTTTCTTAAACACCTTGATTTAACCTGGATTATCAACCATGTACCTCTGCCCCGGGTCGGGGTCGGCGGCGGTACCGAGGCAAAGGGGAGTGTAGACGTCCTTAAGACCCTCGAGTTTACCTTCATCTTCGTCCTCGGCGTCGGGGCTGTGTTCGGCCTGGGACTTGCCTATGCAGCCAAGAGGTTTTCCGTCAAGCGTGATCCGAGGATTGACCAGGTACGTGAACACCTTGCAGGTGCGCACTGCGGGGCCTGTGGCTATGCGGGCTGCGACCAGTATGCCGAGGCCGTGGTCCAGAACCCCGACGTACCGCCGAATCTGTGCACCCCCGGTGGAGAACGTTCAGCAAAGATGGTCGCCCTTATAACCGGCAAAGAGGCTATTGCAACTGAGCCTAACTTCTCCCGGATCATGTGTCAGGGAGACTGGTCCAAATCCGTTAAGAGGTTTAAGTACGAGGGTGTCCAGGACTGCAGGGCCGCTGTTCTTGCGGGTGGCGGGGACAAGTCATGTGTCTTCGGATGTCTTGGTTACGGTACGTGTGAGAAGGTCTGTCCCTTCGACGCAATCCATATGAACGAAAACCACTACCCTGTTGTGGATATGGGCAAGTGTACCGGTTGCCGTAAATGTGAGGCGGCATGTCCGAAGAAGGTGATAGAGGTGCTTCCTGCAGGCAGGGCGGTACTTGTTGCCTGTCACTCGAGGGACAGGGGAGCCGATACAAGGAAAAACTGCCAGATAGGCTGCATAGCCTGTGGCGCCTGCGTGAAGGTCTGTCCCTTTGATGCGCCTATGATTGAGAATAATGTCTCAAGGATTGACCTTGAGAAATGCAGGGTCTGCGGCCTCTGCGTCAGAAAATGTCCCACCAAGGCCATTGTTGATTTTATGCCCACCAGGCCGAAGGCGGTTATTATTGAAGAGAAGTGCATCGGCTGTAATGCCTGCATGAAGGTATGTCCCGTTAATGCCGCATACGGCGAGCTGAAGAAGGTGCATACCATTGACCGGTCAAGGTGTATCGGATGCGGGATCTGTACTGATAGGTGTCCGAAACAGGCAATAGACGGCACCTTCAATGCCGGGGAGGTTTTTGCAAAGGCAGAGGAGAAGAAAAAGAAAAAGGCTGCCTGA
- the rnfA gene encoding electron transport complex protein RnfA produces the protein MSNEFLKLFELFIAASVINNFVFTRFLGLCIFFGVSKKMETSIGMSITFTSVMVIAAALSWLVFYYVMVPLEITFLKIIIFIGIVAAFVQASDTIMRKVSPGLYYKLGVYLALISTNCIIIAVPLINTSERYNFIESLAFGLGSGIGFAIALTVMASIREKLELADVPKPFRGMPIAWVTTALISLAFMGFSGLITL, from the coding sequence ATGAGTAATGAATTTTTAAAACTCTTTGAGCTTTTCATAGCGGCTTCGGTTATTAATAACTTTGTGTTCACGAGGTTCCTTGGCCTGTGTATTTTTTTCGGTGTTTCCAAAAAGATGGAGACATCCATCGGAATGAGCATAACCTTCACATCCGTTATGGTGATAGCCGCAGCGCTTAGCTGGCTTGTTTTTTATTATGTTATGGTTCCCCTTGAAATTACTTTCCTCAAAATAATCATCTTCATCGGGATAGTTGCCGCCTTTGTTCAGGCATCAGACACAATCATGAGAAAGGTGAGTCCCGGGCTGTACTACAAGCTTGGTGTGTATCTTGCGCTTATATCGACAAACTGTATCATCATTGCCGTGCCCCTTATAAATACCAGCGAGAGATATAATTTTATAGAGAGTCTCGCCTTCGGCCTGGGCTCCGGTATCGGTTTTGCCATTGCCCTTACCGTTATGGCAAGCATCCGCGAGAAGCTTGAACTTGCCGATGTCCCGAAACCATTCAGGGGTATGCCCATAGCCTGGGTAACTACGGCCCTTATCTCTCTTGCATTCATGGGCTTCTCCGGGTTGATAACCCTTTAA
- the mmaA2 gene encoding cyclopropane mycolic acid synthase MmaA2, producing MSMSSQQTAVSDRTVQNSLSFLQRLLSGYHPRNFGVRLWDGTRWDAEPGQPQRFTLVLQHPGAVRKMFWPPSELAMGEAYIYDDFDIEGEIEAIFPLADYLVNGRHNGASPSLRNIWCLLKLPSGGSPRVGRQAARLRGKRHSIERDRMAVTYHYDVPNAFYKLWLDQRMIYSCAYFATPDDDLDTAQQRKLDYICRKLRLRPGQRLLDIGCGWGGLVIYAAQRYGVEAVGITLSRQQAELANERIHEAGLDDQCSVKVCDYRMLDEPEGYDRLVSVGMFEHVGKELLPEYFERSWRLLRPGGVFLNHGIAVNATEPVQHKATFSDRYVFPDGELLPISTTLEKAEKRGFEVRDVESLREHYALTLRHWVRRLEDHHDEARKVVDEVTYRVWRLFMSGSAYEFRVGRNNVYQTLLVKPVNGDSGLPLTRADWYA from the coding sequence ATGAGTATGTCATCACAACAGACCGCCGTTAGCGACAGGACTGTCCAAAACAGTTTATCCTTTCTCCAGAGACTACTATCAGGTTACCATCCACGTAATTTCGGCGTCAGATTATGGGATGGCACCAGGTGGGATGCGGAACCCGGACAGCCGCAGCGTTTCACCCTGGTTTTACAGCACCCCGGCGCAGTGCGCAAGATGTTCTGGCCACCGAGCGAACTGGCCATGGGCGAAGCATACATTTATGACGACTTCGATATCGAGGGAGAGATTGAAGCCATCTTCCCGTTGGCTGACTATCTTGTTAACGGACGACATAACGGTGCATCCCCATCATTGCGCAACATATGGTGCCTGTTGAAGCTGCCGTCCGGGGGCAGTCCGCGTGTTGGCCGCCAGGCAGCCCGCCTGCGTGGAAAGCGTCATTCCATTGAGCGCGACCGGATGGCCGTGACTTATCACTATGACGTGCCTAACGCTTTCTACAAGCTATGGCTGGATCAACGAATGATTTACTCCTGTGCCTACTTTGCAACACCTGATGATGATCTGGATACGGCACAGCAACGTAAGCTGGACTATATCTGTCGCAAGTTACGTCTGCGCCCCGGGCAGCGTCTGCTTGACATCGGTTGTGGTTGGGGCGGGCTGGTGATTTATGCCGCACAGCGCTACGGCGTTGAAGCCGTCGGTATCACCCTCAGCAGGCAGCAGGCTGAACTGGCCAATGAGCGTATCCACGAGGCCGGACTGGATGATCAATGCAGTGTGAAGGTCTGTGATTACCGCATGTTGGACGAACCGGAAGGCTACGACAGACTGGTAAGCGTGGGGATGTTCGAACACGTGGGAAAAGAGCTGCTGCCCGAATATTTCGAGCGGTCGTGGCGTTTGCTGCGTCCGGGCGGCGTCTTTCTCAACCACGGCATTGCCGTCAATGCTACGGAACCGGTGCAGCACAAAGCGACATTCTCCGACAGGTACGTATTCCCGGACGGTGAACTTCTGCCGATCAGCACTACACTGGAGAAGGCCGAGAAGAGGGGCTTCGAGGTACGCGATGTGGAGAGCTTGCGTGAGCACTATGCGCTTACGCTGCGCCACTGGGTGCGAAGATTGGAAGACCATCACGACGAGGCGCGTAAAGTCGTCGATGAGGTGACATACCGCGTTTGGCGACTGTTTATGTCCGGTTCGGCCTATGAATTCCGGGTCGGTCGAAACAACGTATACCAGACGCTGCTTGTCAAGCCCGTCAATGGCGACAGCGGGCTACCTCTAACACGGGCCGACTGGTACGCTTAG
- the slp gene encoding outer membrane protein slp precursor, translating to MIVLMLLTVLLFSCAPVIKRDLMEGAVLNPSFESLKRSPSENRGKIFILGGIIVETKVTREGSLIEAVHVPVDSMGYLEGVEEGSEGRFLALYPRERGLLDPLIYKPAREITVAGKFVGLRDGKIGEMKYVYPVFEIEDVHLWKQPKPYYAAPPVYPGLYYYPNWWDYPRWGYPYPLYRPYW from the coding sequence ATGATTGTTTTAATGCTTTTAACCGTATTGCTTTTTTCCTGCGCCCCTGTCATCAAACGGGACCTGATGGAGGGCGCTGTCTTAAATCCATCCTTTGAATCACTGAAGCGAAGTCCTTCGGAGAACAGGGGGAAGATTTTTATCCTTGGCGGCATTATTGTGGAGACAAAGGTTACACGGGAGGGTTCTCTCATTGAAGCCGTGCATGTACCGGTTGACTCGATGGGATATCTTGAGGGGGTTGAGGAGGGTTCGGAAGGCCGGTTTCTTGCCCTGTACCCCAGGGAAAGGGGGCTTCTTGACCCATTGATATACAAGCCCGCAAGGGAGATAACCGTTGCCGGGAAGTTTGTGGGGTTGAGAGATGGGAAAATCGGTGAGATGAAATACGTGTACCCGGTGTTTGAGATTGAGGATGTACATCTGTGGAAACAGCCGAAGCCCTATTATGCTGCTCCCCCTGTCTATCCCGGATTGTACTACTATCCCAACTGGTGGGATTATCCCCGGTGGGGGTATCCTTATCCCCTGTACCGTCCTTACTGGTGA